Proteins from one Brevibacillus humidisoli genomic window:
- a CDS encoding LacI family DNA-binding transcriptional regulator: MSVTIKDVARAAGVSPSTVSRVISRHPKISPATARKVREAMESLGYHPNIMAKSLVSKSTQTIGLVLPRSAEELFVNPFFSEVLRGMLAYANTARYDMLMSSATSQQEELDAVTRMVLGRRVDGLILMAPRLGDPIIERLLELDFPFVLLGRSPEHEDLFLVNNNNVSAGYDATHHLISLGHTRIGFVGGPPDMVVIHDRLTGYKQALEEVGLPFRDEWVINADLLQKSGFHAVSVAMNYQEKPTAFVIADDIVAFGMIRGLCEAGLSVPEDVSVISFNNIMLSELSNPPISTIDIGIYHLGYLTVQQLIRRLSGESSLQKQVIVPHRLIVRGSSGAPRPR; this comes from the coding sequence ATGTCCGTTACCATAAAGGATGTGGCCCGTGCCGCAGGGGTCTCACCCTCTACGGTATCGCGGGTGATTTCCCGCCATCCCAAGATTAGTCCGGCGACCGCTCGAAAAGTAAGAGAGGCAATGGAATCGCTCGGCTACCATCCCAATATCATGGCAAAAAGCCTCGTTTCCAAGAGTACACAGACGATCGGGCTGGTCCTGCCCCGTTCAGCAGAAGAGCTGTTTGTCAATCCGTTTTTCTCAGAGGTGCTGCGAGGCATGCTGGCCTACGCCAATACAGCTCGCTACGACATGCTGATGTCCTCGGCCACCAGTCAGCAAGAAGAACTGGACGCAGTCACCCGCATGGTGTTGGGGCGCCGCGTTGACGGTCTGATTCTGATGGCTCCACGGCTTGGCGACCCGATCATTGAGAGATTGCTGGAACTTGACTTTCCCTTTGTTTTGCTGGGCCGCTCTCCCGAACATGAAGATCTGTTCCTGGTCAACAACAACAACGTAAGTGCCGGCTACGACGCCACCCATCACTTGATATCCCTGGGGCACACGCGCATCGGTTTTGTCGGGGGGCCGCCGGATATGGTGGTGATCCACGATCGTTTGACAGGCTACAAGCAAGCATTGGAAGAAGTCGGCTTACCCTTCCGGGACGAGTGGGTGATCAACGCTGATCTCCTGCAGAAGAGCGGCTTTCACGCCGTTTCGGTCGCGATGAACTATCAGGAGAAGCCCACAGCGTTCGTAATCGCGGACGACATTGTGGCTTTCGGGATGATTCGCGGTCTATGCGAAGCCGGGCTGAGCGTACCCGAAGACGTCTCCGTGATCAGCTTTAACAACATCATGCTCTCGGAACTCTCCAACCCGCCGATCAGTACAATCGACATCGGGATTTACCACTTGGGCTACCTTACTGTACAGCAGTTGATCCGCAGACTGTCTGGGGAATCCAGCCTGCAAAAACAGGTGATCGTGCCGCACCGCCTGATTGTGAGAGGCTCGTCGGGTGCGCCACGTCCCAGGTGA
- a CDS encoding glycoside hydrolase family 15 protein yields MLLSPVTNKPYRNDAIIGNSSMLAALGANGELYRLWWPHLDIPQHIERMRIGIWLDEQQQTIWLDDPDSWHHQQRYIDQTNVLRSTATGMRLPLQVTTTDFVSSECDLLVRHYELTNTGTAEMEIRFVCYASLTIGENRFYNTVTYDSQVDGLVFFRHTYSFALASANVCTGYTCGDALPQAAAGDLIGNRIAMASDGAICWELSIQPGQTVSLPLYLTAGHSIAEAIRKMRVAKERPVQQWLAATTDHWRQFLQQLPSLPLADERIRRLYERSILVFALVSDKQSGSIIAAPEFDEAFTRCGGYAFCWGRDAAYIATAFDRAGLSAMSRSFYRWTLLAQDPDGSWQQRHYHDGRLAPSWGLQIDEGGSILWGMHQHYLSTHDHTFLSEIWPAVEKGAAFLLTRLDPQTGLPLPTCDLWEERVASHTYSAAAVWAGLRSAAAIARELQKQSQVQLWSEAAERLKAAILSQTVNQRTGTFYRGRRLVVDYPTYLRAREAGQPVECETDEKGYTTYFIEYDEVMDISLLGLTVPFGLLPADDPRMSATADAIELTCTSPFVGGIRRYQDDSYIGGNPWILTTLWLAQFRIKQGRFSEARQHLEWAIAHSTSLDLLPEQVDRQSGEPAWVIPLTWSHAMYVLTVHMLHDAGEL; encoded by the coding sequence GTGCTACTATCACCTGTAACCAACAAACCGTATCGAAATGACGCGATCATCGGCAATTCTTCCATGCTGGCCGCCTTGGGAGCCAACGGAGAACTCTACCGTTTGTGGTGGCCGCATCTGGACATCCCTCAGCACATCGAACGGATGCGAATCGGTATCTGGCTAGACGAGCAGCAGCAGACCATCTGGCTGGACGATCCCGACAGTTGGCACCATCAACAACGATACATCGACCAAACCAACGTGCTGCGCAGTACGGCAACCGGGATGCGGCTTCCTCTCCAAGTCACTACCACCGATTTTGTCTCGTCGGAGTGTGACCTGCTGGTACGTCACTATGAACTGACCAATACCGGCACAGCGGAAATGGAGATACGCTTTGTCTGCTATGCCTCACTGACGATCGGCGAAAACCGCTTTTACAATACCGTCACCTATGATTCTCAAGTGGATGGCTTGGTCTTTTTTCGTCATACCTACTCGTTTGCGCTCGCTAGCGCAAACGTTTGCACCGGATACACCTGCGGTGATGCCCTGCCACAGGCGGCTGCTGGTGATTTGATCGGGAACCGAATCGCAATGGCTTCTGACGGTGCTATCTGCTGGGAGCTATCGATCCAGCCTGGTCAGACTGTCTCTCTCCCGCTCTATCTCACAGCTGGCCACAGCATCGCTGAAGCCATCCGTAAAATGCGGGTCGCCAAAGAGAGGCCCGTACAGCAATGGCTCGCCGCAACAACTGACCACTGGCGCCAGTTCCTGCAGCAACTACCCTCGCTTCCATTGGCAGATGAGCGGATTCGCCGTCTCTATGAGCGCTCCATACTGGTTTTTGCACTGGTCTCTGACAAGCAGAGCGGAAGCATCATCGCTGCTCCCGAATTCGACGAAGCATTCACGCGCTGCGGCGGTTATGCCTTCTGCTGGGGTCGCGACGCCGCCTATATCGCCACCGCTTTTGACCGTGCCGGACTCTCTGCGATGTCCAGATCTTTTTATCGGTGGACACTGCTTGCCCAAGACCCTGACGGAAGTTGGCAACAGCGCCACTATCACGATGGTCGGCTAGCTCCATCATGGGGACTGCAGATTGATGAAGGGGGATCGATTTTGTGGGGAATGCATCAGCACTACCTCTCGACTCATGATCACACCTTCCTGTCAGAAATCTGGCCAGCGGTGGAAAAGGGGGCTGCGTTCCTTCTAACCCGTCTCGATCCACAGACGGGACTGCCGCTGCCGACATGCGATTTATGGGAAGAACGGGTTGCTTCCCATACTTATTCCGCTGCCGCAGTGTGGGCAGGTCTCCGTAGTGCTGCCGCGATTGCCCGCGAACTGCAAAAACAGAGCCAGGTACAGCTGTGGAGCGAGGCAGCAGAGAGATTGAAAGCAGCAATCTTGTCGCAGACGGTCAATCAGCGGACAGGTACCTTTTATCGGGGACGCAGGCTGGTTGTCGATTATCCAACTTATTTGCGGGCCCGGGAAGCAGGTCAGCCGGTCGAATGCGAAACAGACGAGAAGGGCTACACCACTTATTTCATCGAATACGACGAAGTGATGGACATTAGTCTGCTTGGCTTGACCGTGCCCTTCGGATTGCTCCCAGCTGACGACCCACGAATGTCCGCGACGGCCGACGCCATTGAACTGACCTGCACGTCCCCGTTCGTTGGCGGGATTCGGCGGTATCAAGACGATTCTTACATCGGTGGGAACCCATGGATTTTAACCACCCTATGGCTTGCCCAGTTCCGGATCAAACAAGGACGGTTTTCCGAAGCCAGGCAACACCTGGAATGGGCCATCGCCCATAGTACGTCGCTTGATCTGCTGCCGGAACAGGTGGACAGGCAGAGTGGGGAGCCTGCCTGGGTCATCCCACTCACCTGGTCACACGCCATGTATGTCCTGACTGTCCATATGCTGCACGACGCAGGGGAGCTATAA
- a CDS encoding inositol monophosphatase family protein, with protein sequence MQVQEFPIDAVKQLALRCARAAGELSLERLKQPFSVEYKTSASDLVTAVDKEVEQYVVETILKQFPDHGILGEESTSQRDTTNHETLWIIDPIDGTTNFVHQQINYSVSIAVYHQGEGVIGVVYDPSRGEMFWAVKGGGAFLNHRRLRLTRSVKLEEALLCTSVFWNKRAEQIGIDQIVKQLAGKVRGMRLLGSAALELAYVAAGRLDGYVSMSLHPWDFGAGRIIVEEADGVVTQISGVPLPYAENSSVMACNPTFYDELLNHLKASFEQD encoded by the coding sequence ATACAGGTGCAAGAGTTTCCGATAGATGCGGTGAAACAGTTGGCCCTTCGCTGTGCACGGGCGGCCGGCGAACTCAGTCTCGAGCGGTTGAAGCAGCCTTTTTCGGTTGAATACAAGACCTCGGCATCCGATCTGGTCACGGCGGTCGACAAAGAAGTGGAGCAATACGTAGTAGAGACGATTCTGAAACAGTTCCCCGATCACGGCATTCTCGGTGAAGAGAGTACCAGCCAGAGGGATACCACCAACCACGAGACATTGTGGATCATCGATCCGATTGACGGGACGACCAATTTCGTTCATCAGCAGATCAATTACTCCGTGTCGATCGCGGTCTATCATCAAGGAGAAGGCGTGATCGGCGTCGTCTATGACCCGTCACGCGGAGAGATGTTTTGGGCGGTCAAAGGCGGGGGAGCTTTTCTCAACCATCGTCGGCTGCGATTGACCAGATCGGTCAAACTGGAGGAAGCGCTGCTCTGTACCAGTGTCTTCTGGAACAAAAGAGCAGAACAGATCGGCATCGACCAGATCGTAAAGCAATTGGCGGGAAAGGTGCGGGGGATGCGTCTTTTGGGCAGTGCGGCACTGGAATTGGCTTATGTGGCAGCAGGCCGTTTGGATGGTTATGTCAGCATGTCGCTGCATCCGTGGGATTTTGGAGCAGGCAGGATCATCGTCGAAGAAGCGGACGGAGTCGTGACCCAGATCTCCGGCGTACCGTTGCCCTACGCAGAAAACAGCAGTGTGATGGCCTGCAATCCGACGTTTTATGATGAATTGCTCAACCATCTCAAAGCCTCATTTGAACAAGACTGA
- the hppD gene encoding 4-hydroxyphenylpyruvate dioxygenase, translating to MATDFFPIQDWDHVEFYVGNAKQAMHYLTKTLGFEAFAYAGLETGSRDKVSYVLKQNHLTFVVSGALTPEHPIADFVRQHGEGVKDIALRVEDCEQAYREAVSRGAIPIMEPTEYRDEQGTVKKATIGTYGDTVHSFIERKDYKGAFFPGFKAYEPIVKGEGTGLIGIDHIVGNVEVMDEWVAYYEKVMGFTATQNFDDDDISTEYSALMSKVMQSGTGRIKFPINEPAEGKRKSQIEEFLEFYKGPGVQHIALLTNDIVETVTKLRENGMDFPYVPDTYYEDLKDRVGSIEEDIEVLKDLRILVDRDDEGYLLQLFSKPVVDRPTLFFEIIQRKGARGFGNGNFKALFEALEREQELRGNL from the coding sequence ATGGCGACAGATTTCTTTCCCATTCAAGACTGGGATCACGTGGAGTTTTACGTGGGAAATGCTAAGCAGGCAATGCATTATTTAACCAAGACGCTTGGCTTTGAGGCATTTGCCTACGCCGGGCTGGAGACAGGCAGCCGTGACAAGGTGTCGTACGTCCTCAAACAGAACCACCTGACATTCGTGGTGAGTGGGGCACTCACTCCTGAGCATCCGATTGCCGATTTCGTGAGACAGCACGGGGAGGGCGTAAAGGATATTGCACTGCGCGTCGAAGACTGTGAACAGGCATACCGGGAAGCGGTCTCTCGCGGAGCGATTCCGATCATGGAGCCGACTGAGTATCGTGACGAACAGGGAACAGTGAAAAAAGCGACCATCGGAACCTATGGAGATACTGTTCACTCGTTCATTGAACGAAAAGACTACAAAGGCGCATTCTTCCCTGGTTTCAAGGCGTACGAGCCAATCGTAAAAGGGGAAGGCACTGGATTGATCGGCATTGACCATATTGTCGGGAATGTGGAAGTGATGGATGAATGGGTTGCCTATTACGAAAAGGTGATGGGCTTCACTGCGACCCAGAATTTCGACGACGACGATATTTCTACTGAGTATTCCGCGCTGATGTCCAAGGTGATGCAAAGCGGCACCGGACGCATCAAGTTCCCGATCAACGAGCCGGCAGAAGGGAAGCGGAAGTCGCAGATCGAGGAGTTTCTGGAGTTCTACAAAGGGCCCGGCGTGCAGCATATCGCACTCTTGACCAATGACATTGTGGAGACGGTGACCAAACTTCGTGAAAATGGGATGGATTTCCCGTATGTACCCGATACGTACTACGAGGATCTGAAGGATCGCGTGGGAAGCATCGAAGAAGACATCGAAGTGTTGAAAGATTTGCGCATTCTCGTTGATCGTGACGACGAGGGATACCTGCTGCAGCTGTTCAGCAAACCGGTGGTCGACCGTCCAACCCTGTTTTTCGAGATCATTCAGCGCAAGGGTGCACGTGGGTTCGGCAACGGCAACTTTAAAGCGCTGTTTGAAGCATTGGAGCGGGAACAAGAACTTCGCGGCAACCTGTAA
- a CDS encoding methyl-accepting chemotaxis protein: MKIGLKLLLGFLAVIIIFTAGVGVILQQVAGIEENVSAMIRRSDRAIGIEELRSLDRAKRGQIQAFIMEANPEYVTAFNERVERQKGILEQIEVRMDTEEERELFNEIIGINQVIDKVVNDQIIPAVRQGKIEDAIEYNQMLAAQRKQLMDTLDQLVNLVRESRMSAVTQAEEKISATYLVALVSILASVIVGFLIAFFISRIITGPLKQIQSVAMRMAEGDLSVEQVKTKSKDEVGQLTQAINTMNDNIKGLIRQTAEIAQNVAGSSEELQASSTEMTRGIEQVSATAEQLASGATSQAENASETLGVIQQVSEEISEVAEHAGEMEKQSRLANQATQKGLDGVQQSIGQMQTIEEKVSTTSQIVAELGQKTEAVTQILAVINDIASQTNLLALNAAIEAARAGEQGRGFAVVADEVRKLAEQAAESTNQIAGILDAVRQEAGEAEASMGEVVEQVRLGSGKINETGELFSEITQIVYDLSSKVQRVNSSAEQIMQKSSQAVQSVESISAITQQSSASSEELAASMEQQSASMEEINGMAENLARMAEQLNQSIGRFRY, translated from the coding sequence ATGAAAATCGGACTAAAATTGCTGTTAGGGTTTTTAGCTGTCATTATTATTTTTACCGCCGGTGTCGGCGTGATCCTGCAGCAGGTGGCAGGAATAGAAGAGAATGTATCGGCGATGATCAGGAGGTCGGACCGAGCGATCGGGATTGAAGAACTGCGCAGTCTGGATCGGGCCAAGCGGGGACAGATACAGGCGTTCATCATGGAAGCCAACCCTGAATACGTGACTGCATTTAATGAGAGGGTAGAGAGGCAAAAAGGCATCCTGGAACAGATCGAAGTTAGGATGGACACGGAAGAAGAAAGAGAGCTGTTTAATGAGATCATCGGAATAAATCAAGTGATTGACAAAGTGGTCAATGATCAGATTATTCCTGCGGTTCGACAGGGCAAAATAGAGGATGCCATCGAATACAATCAGATGCTTGCCGCGCAGCGAAAACAGCTGATGGATACGCTCGACCAGTTGGTGAATCTGGTGAGAGAATCCAGGATGAGCGCTGTGACCCAGGCAGAGGAGAAAATTTCCGCCACCTACCTGGTCGCACTGGTTTCTATCTTGGCTTCGGTGATCGTCGGTTTCTTGATTGCCTTCTTCATCTCGCGAATCATCACAGGACCATTGAAACAGATTCAATCCGTCGCTATGCGCATGGCTGAGGGGGATCTCAGCGTAGAACAGGTAAAAACCAAATCAAAAGACGAGGTAGGCCAGCTGACACAGGCGATTAATACGATGAATGACAACATCAAAGGGCTGATTCGTCAGACGGCAGAGATTGCACAAAATGTGGCGGGATCAAGCGAGGAACTGCAAGCATCGTCGACCGAGATGACCCGCGGCATCGAGCAGGTCTCGGCAACAGCAGAGCAGTTGGCCTCAGGGGCCACCTCACAAGCAGAAAATGCTTCGGAAACGCTTGGCGTGATCCAGCAGGTATCGGAAGAGATCAGCGAGGTAGCTGAGCACGCCGGAGAAATGGAAAAGCAGTCCCGACTGGCCAACCAGGCGACCCAGAAAGGGTTGGATGGTGTACAGCAGTCGATTGGGCAGATGCAGACGATCGAAGAGAAAGTATCTACTACTTCACAGATTGTGGCCGAGTTGGGACAAAAAACAGAAGCGGTTACACAGATTCTGGCTGTCATCAATGATATTGCTTCCCAAACCAACTTGTTGGCACTCAATGCGGCAATCGAAGCAGCACGTGCCGGCGAACAGGGACGCGGATTCGCTGTGGTGGCAGACGAGGTACGCAAACTGGCGGAGCAGGCTGCAGAGTCGACCAACCAAATCGCCGGCATCCTGGATGCCGTACGGCAGGAAGCGGGAGAGGCCGAAGCATCGATGGGTGAAGTGGTAGAGCAGGTGAGACTTGGTTCGGGGAAAATCAACGAGACAGGAGAGCTGTTTTCGGAAATTACCCAGATTGTGTACGATCTATCTTCCAAGGTGCAGCGAGTCAACAGTTCAGCGGAACAGATCATGCAGAAAAGCAGCCAAGCGGTTCAATCGGTGGAGAGTATTTCCGCGATTACTCAACAGTCGTCGGCAAGCAGCGAAGAGTTGGCTGCATCGATGGAACAGCAAAGCGCTTCGATGGAAGAAATCAACGGCATGGCGGAAAATCTGGCCCGAATGGCCGAACAGCTCAATCAGTCGATTGGCAGGTTCCGCTATTAG
- a CDS encoding methyl-accepting chemotaxis protein, which translates to MLWKKKKNQVQAETAAAIAVVDPADEQKRSLEKDILALYERMGSIIKQHGLVNAQHGEIADIAARLKETIDQIRQISEESDVTANQLSTGGERLTQISKESLDRSQEGKKALEDVVSVISRLEQESATTSTSMNRLEERSGEITTIVQVISDIANQTNLLALNAAIEAARAGEQGRGFAVVADEVRKLAEMTANSTKSIASLIETMQEETKVALANAEKNIATIRQGLELSQLASGKMDETVSAFNQVEQEVSGVIETIGRQKTFADSIAQQVTEAQSLLDSVHEELVSHVKESSIVDHELEASYEELKRMLDRAPSA; encoded by the coding sequence ATGCTTTGGAAAAAGAAAAAGAATCAGGTTCAAGCAGAAACAGCGGCAGCGATTGCAGTGGTCGATCCCGCTGACGAACAGAAACGGTCACTAGAGAAGGACATTCTCGCCCTGTACGAGCGAATGGGCAGCATCATAAAACAGCACGGACTGGTCAACGCGCAGCACGGAGAGATCGCCGATATCGCGGCTCGTCTAAAGGAGACCATTGACCAGATCAGACAGATCAGTGAAGAATCGGACGTGACGGCGAATCAACTCTCAACGGGCGGAGAACGGTTGACACAGATCTCGAAAGAATCACTCGACAGGTCACAGGAGGGGAAGAAAGCGCTGGAGGATGTCGTAAGTGTCATCTCCAGATTGGAGCAGGAGTCGGCTACTACGTCCACTTCGATGAACAGGTTGGAGGAGCGGTCTGGTGAAATCACAACGATTGTCCAGGTGATCAGTGATATTGCCAACCAGACTAATCTGTTGGCGCTCAATGCAGCCATTGAGGCCGCACGGGCCGGTGAACAGGGACGCGGCTTCGCTGTGGTAGCAGATGAAGTGCGCAAGCTGGCCGAGATGACAGCCAACTCCACGAAAAGCATCGCCTCTCTGATCGAAACGATGCAGGAGGAGACGAAGGTAGCGTTGGCTAATGCAGAGAAAAATATCGCCACGATTCGGCAAGGGCTTGAGCTTAGCCAGTTGGCATCTGGCAAGATGGACGAGACCGTCAGCGCGTTCAACCAGGTGGAGCAGGAAGTAAGTGGGGTGATCGAGACGATCGGGCGGCAGAAAACGTTTGCCGATAGTATCGCCCAACAAGTGACGGAAGCACAATCGCTGCTGGACAGTGTCCATGAGGAATTGGTCTCGCACGTAAAAGAGTCAAGCATCGTCGATCATGAACTGGAAGCCAGCTATGAAGAATTGAAACGGATGTTGGACAGAGCCCCTTCAGCGTAA
- a CDS encoding RsmF rRNA methyltransferase first C-terminal domain-containing protein, translating to MRIPLPELFCTRMEQMLQQEYESFLQGYEQAAWHGLRVNPLKVDPARFVAISPFELHPVPWCNLGFYYSGVGRPGKHPYHAAGLYYLQEPSAMAVAEALDVQPGDVVLDLCAAPGGKSTQIAAALQGQGLLVANEIHPTRAKALSENIERLGVTNAIVTNETPERLAARFHHAFDRILVDAPCSGEGMFRKLPEACDDWSLAKVAQCHAMQCEILQAAAQMLKPGGTLVYSTCTFAPEENEQTVEVFLADHPGFTLVPTPHREQFRPGQADWAKRPDNRLSLSARLWPHHLRGEGHFIAKMVKQQADPSDEPTFTDNSRRSPRKKGAAKPAISREESIAAWRLFAENTVIGAWEKTNDSDAFTLFGEQLYYLPPAAPNLDGLKVLRPGWHLGTMKKNRFEPSHALALALSADQCMYTADFHADDPLLLRYLRGESLPHEAKNGWTLIRVDTFSLGWAKQSDRQLKNHYPKGLRWL from the coding sequence ATGCGCATACCACTACCAGAACTTTTTTGTACACGGATGGAACAGATGCTGCAACAGGAATACGAATCGTTTTTACAAGGATACGAGCAGGCAGCTTGGCACGGCTTGCGGGTCAACCCGTTAAAAGTAGATCCAGCGCGATTTGTGGCGATCAGCCCGTTTGAGCTGCACCCTGTTCCGTGGTGCAACCTAGGCTTCTACTATTCTGGAGTGGGTCGTCCCGGCAAACATCCCTATCACGCCGCCGGTCTCTACTATCTGCAAGAACCAAGCGCGATGGCAGTAGCAGAGGCACTCGATGTGCAACCAGGTGATGTCGTGCTCGATCTGTGCGCCGCTCCTGGCGGCAAGTCAACACAGATTGCAGCTGCCCTGCAAGGGCAAGGACTGCTTGTCGCAAACGAAATCCACCCGACCCGCGCCAAAGCCCTCTCCGAAAACATCGAACGACTTGGGGTAACCAACGCGATCGTAACCAACGAAACACCGGAACGACTCGCAGCTCGTTTTCACCATGCCTTTGACCGGATTCTGGTAGATGCACCCTGTTCCGGTGAAGGGATGTTTCGGAAGCTGCCAGAAGCGTGTGACGATTGGTCATTGGCCAAAGTAGCACAATGTCATGCGATGCAGTGCGAGATCCTGCAAGCGGCCGCCCAGATGCTGAAGCCGGGAGGTACGCTGGTCTACTCCACCTGTACGTTTGCTCCGGAGGAAAACGAGCAGACCGTTGAGGTTTTTCTCGCAGATCATCCAGGGTTTACGCTTGTGCCCACCCCGCATCGTGAGCAGTTCCGACCAGGTCAAGCAGATTGGGCAAAAAGACCTGACAACCGGCTTTCGCTGTCCGCTCGTCTCTGGCCTCACCATCTCCGAGGCGAAGGACACTTTATTGCGAAAATGGTGAAGCAGCAGGCGGATCCATCGGACGAACCAACGTTCACTGACAACAGCAGGCGCAGCCCAAGAAAAAAAGGTGCCGCCAAGCCCGCCATAAGCCGTGAGGAGAGCATCGCCGCATGGCGGTTATTTGCTGAGAACACCGTTATAGGCGCGTGGGAAAAAACCAACGATTCAGACGCCTTTACGCTGTTTGGTGAGCAGCTGTACTACCTGCCCCCCGCCGCGCCAAACCTTGATGGATTAAAGGTACTGCGCCCAGGCTGGCACCTAGGTACGATGAAGAAAAACCGTTTTGAACCCTCACATGCACTGGCACTGGCACTATCCGCTGATCAATGTATGTATACAGCCGATTTCCACGCTGACGATCCGCTGCTGCTGCGCTATCTCAGAGGAGAGAGTTTACCCCATGAAGCGAAAAACGGCTGGACACTGATCCGTGTAGACACGTTCTCACTTGGATGGGCCAAGCAATCGGACCGTCAATTGAAAAACCATTATCCCAAAGGACTTCGCTGGCTGTGA
- a CDS encoding MFS transporter, which translates to MREKLHYAWVILAITCLTLLAVQGVRLSFGAFIQPWEEEFSVDRGMISLISMVSFIVYGISQPIMGKLIDRFGVRLILSASTLLIGVSILATYLVTSPWQLLILYGVLASIGVGGASNVAATVAVTNWFHAKRGLAFGIMEAGVGGGQMILVPASLFLIAWFGWKYTVIVLGLMLVVLVLPILLLLRNHPEEKGLQPLGGYSSEETDNNDSKDQQHSLPVGALLWNRNFWFLLLPFFICGVTTTGLMDTHLIPYSHDHGFSTEVTGAAVSTLAAFNIVGILLSGVLADRWSCRKILCFLYAVRALSIVILLYSHDPMWLLGFAILFGLVDFATVAPTQMLATTYFQRYSIGMMMGWLFLSHQLGSALGAYIPGVLYNYTNSYNLSFYASILLLIGASLLNWLLPETNKRKSTADHSAEPHSA; encoded by the coding sequence GTGAGAGAGAAACTGCACTATGCTTGGGTAATCTTGGCGATCACATGTTTGACTCTGCTGGCTGTTCAGGGAGTTCGCCTCTCGTTTGGAGCATTTATTCAGCCGTGGGAAGAAGAGTTTTCTGTAGACAGAGGAATGATTTCGCTCATTTCCATGGTTAGCTTTATCGTTTATGGCATCTCCCAGCCTATTATGGGAAAACTGATCGATCGGTTTGGAGTACGCTTGATCCTGTCAGCCAGTACACTGTTGATCGGAGTTAGTATCTTGGCTACGTATTTGGTCACTTCCCCTTGGCAGCTGCTGATCCTCTATGGAGTGCTCGCTTCCATCGGCGTTGGCGGAGCGTCCAACGTAGCAGCTACAGTTGCCGTTACCAACTGGTTTCATGCGAAAAGAGGTCTCGCATTCGGGATCATGGAAGCAGGTGTAGGTGGCGGACAGATGATCCTGGTCCCTGCTTCCCTGTTTCTGATCGCCTGGTTTGGATGGAAGTACACAGTTATCGTGTTGGGGCTGATGTTAGTGGTGCTGGTCTTGCCAATCCTCCTGCTGCTGCGCAATCATCCAGAGGAGAAAGGACTTCAGCCATTAGGCGGGTACAGCAGCGAAGAAACGGATAACAACGACAGCAAAGACCAGCAGCACTCTCTACCGGTCGGTGCGCTGCTGTGGAACAGGAACTTCTGGTTTCTGCTGCTTCCTTTTTTTATATGCGGCGTCACCACGACCGGGTTAATGGATACGCATCTCATTCCTTATTCGCATGATCACGGATTTTCCACCGAGGTGACGGGAGCGGCGGTCAGTACGCTGGCAGCGTTCAATATCGTCGGCATTCTGCTCTCAGGAGTGCTTGCCGATCGGTGGAGCTGCAGGAAGATTCTTTGTTTTCTGTATGCCGTTCGCGCCCTCTCCATCGTGATCCTGCTGTATAGCCACGACCCCATGTGGCTGCTCGGATTTGCCATCCTGTTCGGTTTGGTTGACTTTGCGACGGTCGCTCCTACGCAAATGCTGGCAACGACATATTTTCAACGTTATTCGATCGGAATGATGATGGGATGGCTGTTTCTCAGCCATCAGTTGGGCTCGGCGCTGGGAGCTTACATTCCGGGGGTGTTGTACAACTACACCAACAGCTACAACCTGTCCTTTTACGCATCGATTCTCTTGTTGATCGGGGCATCCCTGCTCAATTGGCTGCTGCCCGAAACAAACAAACGGAAGTCGACCGCTGATCATTCAGCAGAACCTCACTCTGCATAA
- a CDS encoding MarR family winged helix-turn-helix transcriptional regulator, which translates to MDRIEDCFTFLLGKAYQRFSQIEKERLRPYGVTPVQFGLLHLLWEKDGRKGSELGERLRLDGATITGMLDRLEQSGLVERRSDPKDRRINLIYLTPKGKELEKPLNDLLDQLQAELLSDFPEEEVAFLKKMLVQLGLGR; encoded by the coding sequence ATGGACCGGATTGAGGATTGCTTTACCTTTTTGCTAGGGAAGGCGTACCAGAGGTTCTCCCAAATCGAAAAAGAAAGACTGCGTCCGTACGGAGTTACTCCGGTACAGTTTGGGCTGCTTCACCTGTTGTGGGAAAAAGATGGGCGAAAAGGGTCTGAGTTGGGAGAGCGCCTGCGACTGGACGGTGCGACCATCACAGGAATGTTGGACCGCCTGGAGCAAAGCGGACTGGTTGAGCGGCGCAGTGATCCAAAGGATCGCAGGATCAACCTGATTTACCTGACGCCGAAAGGGAAAGAGTTGGAGAAACCGTTGAATGATCTCCTTGATCAGCTTCAGGCGGAACTGCTAAGCGACTTTCCAGAAGAAGAAGTGGCGTTTTTGAAGAAAATGCTTGTTCAGTTGGGATTGGGCAGGTAA